A region of Sphingomonas crusticola DNA encodes the following proteins:
- a CDS encoding metal-dependent hydrolase family protein, with protein sequence MKALCALMLGIATPLLAAGPATLLRPDRVFDGTAVHPGWEVLVEGERIAAVGPHLATPAGARVIDLPGDTVMPGMIEGHSHLFLHPYNEASWDDQVLHEPLALRTARAVVQARATLMAGFTSERDLGTEGAGYADVGLKQAIDQGIVPGPRLLVAARAIVAEGAYGPKGFEPGVKVPQGAQEVSGVEEMVRAARDQIAAGADVVKMYADYHYMPKEPSRATLTQAELTAGTATAHDAGRLAAVHAATAEGMRRAIAAGVDTIEHGYGGTAEIFRAMHDKGIALCPTLAASDAVSRYRGWNGQDPAPPAVEENVKSFRLALAAGVAMCVGGDVGVFTHGQNSREMVLMQRAGMTPIQVLTAATSGNARIFHLTDVGALRPGLLADIVAVAGDPTRDVTAVGDVRLVIKGGTIVRE encoded by the coding sequence ATGAAGGCTTTGTGTGCGCTGATGCTCGGTATCGCCACGCCGTTGCTCGCGGCCGGCCCCGCGACCCTGTTACGGCCCGATCGCGTCTTCGACGGCACCGCCGTCCATCCCGGGTGGGAAGTGCTGGTCGAGGGTGAGCGCATCGCCGCCGTCGGGCCGCATCTGGCGACGCCGGCCGGCGCGCGGGTGATCGATCTGCCGGGCGATACCGTCATGCCTGGCATGATCGAAGGCCACAGCCACCTGTTCCTGCACCCCTATAACGAGGCCAGCTGGGACGATCAGGTGCTGCACGAGCCGCTGGCGCTGCGCACCGCCCGCGCGGTCGTCCAGGCGCGCGCCACGTTGATGGCCGGCTTCACCAGCGAGCGCGATCTCGGCACCGAAGGCGCGGGCTATGCCGATGTCGGCCTCAAGCAGGCGATCGACCAAGGGATCGTGCCGGGTCCGCGCCTGCTGGTTGCCGCACGCGCGATCGTGGCCGAGGGCGCCTATGGACCCAAGGGGTTCGAGCCGGGCGTGAAGGTGCCCCAGGGTGCCCAGGAGGTGAGCGGTGTAGAGGAGATGGTCCGTGCCGCGCGCGATCAGATCGCCGCCGGCGCGGACGTGGTGAAGATGTATGCCGATTATCATTATATGCCGAAGGAACCGAGCCGGGCGACGCTAACGCAGGCGGAACTGACCGCGGGCACCGCCACGGCCCACGATGCGGGTCGGCTGGCGGCGGTGCATGCCGCCACTGCCGAGGGCATGCGCCGCGCGATCGCCGCGGGCGTCGATACGATCGAGCATGGTTATGGCGGCACGGCCGAAATCTTCCGCGCGATGCATGACAAGGGGATCGCGCTCTGCCCGACACTGGCGGCGTCGGATGCGGTGTCGCGTTATCGTGGCTGGAACGGACAGGATCCGGCACCGCCGGCCGTCGAGGAGAATGTCAAAAGTTTCCGGCTCGCACTGGCCGCAGGTGTCGCGATGTGCGTCGGCGGCGACGTCGGCGTCTTCACGCACGGCCAGAATAGCCGCGAGATGGTGCTGATGCAGCGCGCGGGAATGACGCCGATCCAGGTGCTCACTGCCGCCACCTCCGGTAACGCCCGCATCTTTCATCTTACCGACGTAGGGGCGCTCAGGCCGGGTCTGCTGGCGGATATCGTCGCGGTGGCGGGGGATCCTACGCGCGACGTGACCGCGGTCGGTGATGTGCGGTTGGTTATCAAAGGTGGGACGATCGTGCGCGAATAG
- a CDS encoding winged helix-turn-helix domain-containing protein: MLDRVQLHQIDSVNVLVRAHYLPLFSRVGPYPRGLLDQAAWGAKSKRRLFEYWAHEASLLPLELHPLLRWRMARAERGIGVWQNIKPFAGERAAEAAAMLARIAADGPLAASDIADTRGQGGWWGWSETKQALEYLFWSGKITTATRRNSFERVYDLTENVLPRAVLDMPTPAQADAQRGLIERSARALGIATAGDLRDYFRLKPEDAYPRIAELVESGILRPMHVAGWSKPAYLHADQRIPRRITGQALLAPFDPLIWERARTERIFGTRYRIEIYVPAEKRVHGYYVLPFLLDGKIAARVDLKADRQDNSLLVQNVHREEGAPPDLPERLSEELALMAGWLDLQRTIIVGDGALADALRQYAAEAA; this comes from the coding sequence GTGCTGGATCGCGTCCAGCTCCACCAGATCGACAGCGTCAACGTGCTCGTCCGCGCGCATTATCTGCCGCTCTTTTCGCGTGTTGGCCCTTATCCGCGCGGTCTGCTCGACCAGGCAGCATGGGGCGCGAAGAGCAAGCGTCGTCTGTTCGAATATTGGGCGCATGAAGCGTCCCTGCTGCCGCTTGAACTTCACCCGTTGCTGCGCTGGCGAATGGCGCGCGCCGAGCGCGGCATCGGCGTCTGGCAGAACATCAAGCCCTTCGCCGGCGAACGCGCGGCCGAGGCTGCGGCCATGCTCGCGCGCATCGCCGCCGACGGCCCGCTCGCCGCATCCGACATCGCCGACACACGCGGGCAGGGCGGCTGGTGGGGCTGGAGCGAGACCAAGCAGGCGCTCGAATATCTGTTCTGGTCGGGCAAGATCACCACTGCGACGCGCCGCAACAGCTTCGAACGCGTCTATGACCTGACCGAGAATGTACTGCCGCGGGCGGTATTGGACATGCCGACGCCAGCCCAGGCCGACGCGCAGCGCGGCCTGATCGAACGGTCCGCCCGTGCGCTGGGCATCGCGACGGCCGGCGACCTGCGCGACTATTTCCGGCTCAAGCCAGAGGACGCCTATCCGCGTATCGCCGAGCTCGTGGAGTCCGGGATATTACGGCCCATGCACGTCGCGGGATGGAGCAAGCCAGCGTATCTTCACGCCGATCAGCGAATCCCCCGCCGCATCACGGGTCAGGCCCTGCTGGCGCCGTTCGATCCGCTGATCTGGGAACGGGCGCGGACCGAGCGGATTTTTGGCACGCGTTACCGGATCGAGATCTACGTCCCGGCAGAAAAACGCGTCCATGGCTATTACGTCCTGCCCTTCCTGCTCGACGGAAAGATCGCGGCACGCGTCGATCTCAAGGCCGATCGGCAGGACAATTCCCTGCTCGTGCAGAATGTGCACCGCGAGGAGGGCGCGCCGCCCGATCTGCCGGAGCGGCTGAGCGAAGAGCTTGCGCTGATGGCGGGATGGCTTGACCTCCAACGCACGATCATCGTGGGCGACGGTGCGCTTGCAGACGCCCTGCGGCAATATGCGGCGGAGGCGGCCTAG
- a CDS encoding LacI family DNA-binding transcriptional regulator — MTVVTIKDVAARAGVSAKTVSRVINGEAHVRADKREEVLRVVRELDYRPNAFARSLSSSRSYLLGFLTDDPASGYAADVQLGALKRCRERSYHLLVEPIDRADPHWARDLTESVKTLRLDGVMLTPPLCDDGKVLDILEAAEIPYVRISPSGAEDRSGFVRMDEQAAAAEMTRHLIARGHKRIGFIKGDPAHSASRKRYAGFVEAMVAANLHVETALVLEGDFSVRSGVELGEKLLSSPEPPTAVFASNDDMALGVLMIAMKHHLNVPEQLAIGGFDDAPTSRLAWPQLTTIHQPKAAMAAAAVDMLTDPYYRQAETSVGFRRSLDYALKVRGSTDPDR, encoded by the coding sequence TTGACGGTGGTAACAATCAAGGATGTCGCGGCTCGCGCGGGCGTCTCGGCCAAGACCGTATCGCGCGTCATCAACGGCGAGGCGCACGTCCGTGCCGACAAGCGTGAAGAAGTGCTGCGCGTGGTGCGCGAGTTGGACTACCGCCCGAATGCGTTTGCGCGCAGCCTGTCGAGCTCGCGCTCCTACCTGCTCGGCTTTCTCACCGACGATCCAGCGTCGGGCTATGCCGCCGACGTGCAACTGGGCGCGCTCAAGCGTTGCCGCGAGCGCAGCTACCATCTGCTGGTCGAGCCGATCGACCGGGCCGACCCGCATTGGGCGCGGGACCTGACCGAAAGCGTCAAGACGCTACGGCTCGACGGGGTGATGCTGACGCCGCCGCTGTGCGATGATGGCAAGGTGCTCGACATTCTGGAGGCGGCGGAAATTCCCTATGTCCGCATTTCGCCGAGCGGCGCTGAAGACCGGTCGGGCTTCGTCCGCATGGACGAGCAGGCGGCGGCGGCGGAGATGACCCGCCACCTGATCGCGCGCGGCCATAAACGGATCGGCTTCATCAAGGGCGATCCCGCGCACAGCGCGTCGCGCAAGCGCTATGCCGGCTTCGTCGAGGCGATGGTTGCGGCCAATCTCCACGTCGAAACGGCGCTTGTGCTGGAAGGCGATTTCTCGGTCCGTTCGGGTGTCGAACTGGGCGAGAAATTGCTGTCCTCGCCCGAGCCGCCCACGGCCGTATTCGCCAGCAACGACGACATGGCCCTGGGCGTGCTGATGATCGCCATGAAGCATCACCTCAACGTGCCCGAGCAATTGGCGATCGGAGGCTTCGACGATGCGCCGACGTCGCGGCTGGCCTGGCCCCAGCTCACCACCATCCATCAGCCCAAGGCGGCGATGGCTGCGGCCGCGGTCGATATGCTGACCGATCCTTATTATCGGCAGGCCGAGACCAGCGTCGGTTTCCGCCGCTCGCTCGATTATGCGCTCAAGGTGCGCGGCAGTACCGATCCCGATCGCTGA
- a CDS encoding penicillin acylase family protein, translated as MDKATGRLRKIIPLIVLALATQAHAALPEMARWRAEAARVTITRDDWGIAHVSGKTDADAVFGAIYAQAEDDFARIEANYLTALGRTAEAEGESAIWQDVRQRLYVDPLDLQARYRASPTRLKALMDAWADGLNYYLATHPQTRPKVLTRFEPWMVLSFTEGSIGGDIERISLTELKSFYGGKLQTKTALETGAEPQEPRGSNGIAIAPKNTVDGHALLLINPHTSFYFRSELQITSGEGLNAYGASTWGQFFIYQGFNEQAGWMHTSSGVDNVDEFAETIVRRNGKMFYRYGKALRAMTIVPITVRYRRSDGRLDALQVVTFRTHHGPIVALRDGKMIAEALMWKPVPALEQSWLRTKTSDLASYMKVAGLQANSSNDTLFADRKGEIAYLHPQFVPIRDARFDYTRPVDGSDPATDWKGLHTIASLPNAINPRVGWAKNTNDWPWTAAGPDSPKAKDYPRYMDQTGANWRGPHADRVLTGVHDFTPEKLRKAAFDSWLPAFDTLIPQLLDAYDALAANDPQRAALAEPIALLRGWDHRWSAKSEATTLAIFWGDTLWPQVGAFAKAERMNVPDYIAQRVSPAAKLTALAKAKDRLVRDFGRWRVAWGEVNRFQRLDDSIDPHFDDAKPSLAVPFTSAQWGSLASFGAKTYPNTKRYYGSSGNSFVAVVEFGPKLRAWAVTAGGESGDTKSPHFNDQAQRYIDGNLRPVYFYPDALAGHVERRYRPGE; from the coding sequence ATGGATAAAGCGACAGGACGGCTCCGCAAGATCATCCCGCTGATTGTACTGGCGTTGGCCACGCAGGCGCATGCGGCCCTGCCCGAGATGGCAAGATGGCGGGCGGAAGCCGCCCGGGTGACGATCACCCGCGACGATTGGGGCATCGCCCATGTCAGCGGCAAGACCGATGCCGACGCGGTGTTCGGCGCGATCTATGCCCAGGCGGAAGATGATTTCGCCCGGATCGAAGCCAATTACCTGACCGCGCTCGGCCGCACCGCGGAAGCGGAAGGCGAGAGTGCGATCTGGCAGGATGTGCGCCAGCGCCTGTATGTGGATCCTCTCGACCTGCAGGCCCGCTATCGTGCCAGCCCGACCCGGCTGAAGGCGCTGATGGATGCGTGGGCGGACGGACTGAACTATTATCTCGCCACCCACCCGCAGACCCGCCCCAAGGTGCTGACCCGGTTCGAACCGTGGATGGTGCTGAGCTTCACCGAGGGCAGCATCGGTGGCGACATCGAGCGTATTTCGCTCACCGAACTCAAAAGCTTCTACGGCGGGAAGCTTCAGACGAAGACCGCGCTGGAAACCGGCGCCGAGCCGCAGGAGCCGCGCGGCTCCAACGGCATCGCGATCGCTCCGAAGAATACGGTCGACGGCCATGCCCTGCTGCTGATCAACCCGCACACCAGCTTCTATTTCCGCTCCGAACTGCAGATAACCAGCGGGGAGGGACTGAACGCCTATGGCGCGTCCACCTGGGGACAATTCTTCATCTACCAGGGCTTCAATGAGCAAGCGGGCTGGATGCACACCTCGTCCGGCGTCGACAATGTCGATGAGTTTGCCGAGACGATCGTGCGCCGGAACGGGAAGATGTTCTACCGCTACGGCAAGGCACTTCGCGCCATGACGATAGTGCCGATCACCGTACGTTATCGCCGGTCGGATGGCAGGCTCGATGCGCTTCAGGTCGTCACATTTCGCACCCATCACGGGCCTATCGTGGCGTTGCGTGACGGCAAAATGATCGCCGAGGCGTTGATGTGGAAGCCGGTTCCCGCGCTTGAGCAGAGCTGGTTGCGCACCAAAACCAGCGATCTTGCCTCCTATATGAAGGTTGCGGGGCTGCAGGCCAACTCGTCAAACGACACGCTTTTTGCCGATCGGAAGGGCGAAATCGCCTATCTCCACCCCCAGTTCGTACCCATTCGCGACGCGCGTTTCGACTATACCAGGCCGGTCGACGGATCGGATCCGGCGACCGATTGGAAGGGGCTGCACACGATCGCCTCGCTGCCCAATGCGATCAATCCCCGCGTCGGCTGGGCCAAGAACACCAATGATTGGCCATGGACCGCGGCGGGGCCGGACAGCCCCAAAGCGAAGGATTATCCGCGCTATATGGACCAGACCGGCGCCAATTGGCGGGGCCCGCATGCCGACCGCGTGCTCACCGGCGTGCACGATTTCACGCCTGAAAAGCTTAGGAAGGCGGCGTTCGACAGCTGGCTGCCCGCCTTCGACACGCTCATCCCGCAGCTCCTCGACGCTTATGACGCGCTTGCGGCGAATGATCCGCAGCGCGCGGCACTCGCCGAGCCGATTGCCTTGTTGCGCGGCTGGGACCATCGCTGGAGCGCCAAGTCGGAGGCGACGACGCTCGCCATCTTCTGGGGCGACACCTTGTGGCCGCAGGTCGGCGCCTTCGCCAAGGCGGAACGGATGAACGTCCCCGATTATATCGCGCAACGCGTGTCGCCGGCGGCCAAGCTTACCGCGCTCGCCAAGGCGAAGGACCGGCTGGTTCGCGACTTCGGCCGCTGGCGCGTGGCCTGGGGCGAGGTCAATCGCTTCCAGCGCCTCGACGACAGCATCGATCCGCATTTCGACGACGCCAAACCGAGCCTGGCGGTGCCCTTTACCTCGGCCCAATGGGGGTCGCTCGCCTCGTTCGGAGCCAAGACCTATCCGAACACCAAGCGCTATTATGGGTCGAGCGGGAACAGCTTCGTCGCCGTGGTGGAGTTCGGACCCAAGCTACGCGCCTGGGCGGTCACCGCGGGCGGCGAGAGCGGGGATACCAAGTCGCCGCACTTCAACGATCAGGCGCAGCGTTATATCGACGGCAATCTCCGCCCGGTCTATTTCTATCCGGATGCCCTCGCCGGTCACGTCGAACGTCGCTATCGGCCGGGCGAATGA
- a CDS encoding 2OG-Fe(II) oxygenase, producing the protein MLLDVGEAAPSFRAPTLNGNANYGFDSVAGRPIVLLFLGSGGWGPSAEALALLARNDHLFDDEQAAFFGVTVDPADAATGRIFKRLPGIRWFLDYEAKVSRTYGAAAADGEKTHYLPHWLLLDERLRVVQRAAIGDGALIFDGLRALIARGQDQSHAPVLVVPRVFEPEICRTLIGLYEKNGGRESGFMREENGLTVRRTDDSFKRRSDYDIEDEALRSTLLHRLRRRLTPEIYKAFQFHATRIERWIVACYDSESGGFFRPHRDNTTAGTAHRKFACTINLNAEDFDGGELRFPEFGQRTYRAPTGGAVIFSCSLLHEATAVTRGKRYAFLPFFYDDAAARLRERNQAQLEPGLNTYRMSPPPEEAKTTAG; encoded by the coding sequence ATGCTGCTTGATGTTGGCGAGGCGGCCCCGTCGTTCCGCGCCCCGACCCTCAACGGCAATGCCAATTACGGCTTCGACAGCGTCGCTGGCAGGCCGATCGTGCTGCTGTTTCTCGGCAGCGGCGGATGGGGGCCGAGCGCGGAGGCGCTGGCCTTGCTCGCGCGCAACGATCATCTGTTCGACGACGAACAGGCGGCTTTCTTCGGGGTCACGGTCGATCCGGCCGATGCGGCGACCGGGCGCATCTTCAAGCGCTTGCCCGGCATACGCTGGTTTCTGGATTATGAGGCCAAGGTCTCGCGCACCTATGGCGCCGCCGCGGCGGACGGCGAAAAAACCCACTATCTGCCGCACTGGCTGCTGCTCGACGAGCGGCTGCGCGTGGTGCAGCGCGCCGCGATCGGCGACGGCGCGCTCATTTTTGACGGGCTACGGGCATTGATCGCGCGGGGGCAGGATCAGAGCCATGCGCCGGTGCTGGTGGTGCCGCGCGTGTTCGAACCCGAAATCTGCCGCACGCTGATCGGCCTCTACGAGAAGAATGGCGGCCGGGAATCGGGCTTCATGCGCGAGGAGAATGGCCTGACGGTGCGCAGGACGGATGACAGTTTCAAGCGGAGGTCCGATTACGACATCGAGGATGAAGCGTTGAGATCGACGTTGCTGCACCGCCTGCGCCGGCGGTTGACGCCGGAAATCTACAAGGCATTCCAGTTTCACGCGACGCGCATCGAACGCTGGATCGTCGCCTGTTACGATAGCGAGAGCGGCGGCTTCTTCCGCCCGCACCGCGACAATACCACGGCCGGCACCGCGCATCGCAAGTTCGCCTGCACCATCAACCTGAACGCGGAGGATTTCGACGGCGGCGAGCTGCGTTTTCCTGAATTCGGGCAGCGCACCTATCGCGCGCCGACCGGCGGCGCGGTGATCTTCTCCTGCTCGCTGCTGCACGAGGCAACGGCGGTCACGCGCGGCAAGCGTTATGCCTTCCTGCCCTTCTTCTACGACGATGCGGCAGCACGGTTGCGCGAGCGGAACCAGGCGCAGCTGGAACCCGGCCTGAACACATACCGCATGAGCCCGCCGCCCGAAGAGGCGAAGACCACAGCGGGCTAG
- the gluP gene encoding glucose/galactose MFS transporter has translation MDAVASTDLIAGRLFRLSIGVFFIGGFLSSVISLFVPRLTLLYGLDYSRALLVQFAFHTSYLLFAIPIAMTIMRIGYMRSAATGLSVMALSCGLFVASHGMHTYGLLLFSLLALSAGITFLQIAANTVVAVVGNAEGAAFRLNLLQAFNSVGTVAGPLVGAAFILGSPMLTGRAAMAEIAPPFLFAILLLGGLAIAFLARRNLLQPLVRTDAIGGRLDWPALLADRRLLAGTGAIFVYTGAEVAIGTLLVNYLVQPQVFGIAPVNAARLVSLYWGGAMIGRLAGAYAMRRVRPATLLMLAAIGAALLAIVAATVKGSLGGIALLAVGLCNSIMYPTIYVLALPDDPKLATPGGTLLCMAVVGGAVVPMLTGLLADRVGLTASLMLPAACYLGIAAFARQCRGARI, from the coding sequence ATGGATGCCGTCGCTTCAACCGATCTGATCGCCGGCCGGCTATTCCGGCTGTCGATCGGTGTGTTTTTCATCGGCGGATTCCTGTCATCGGTGATCAGCCTGTTCGTGCCGCGACTCACCTTGCTTTACGGCTTGGATTATTCGCGCGCGCTGCTGGTGCAGTTCGCCTTCCACACCTCCTATCTGCTGTTCGCTATTCCGATAGCGATGACGATCATGCGCATCGGCTACATGCGTTCGGCCGCAACCGGTCTTTCTGTGATGGCGCTATCATGCGGCCTGTTCGTGGCATCCCATGGGATGCACACGTACGGCCTGCTGCTATTCTCGCTGCTGGCGTTATCGGCGGGGATAACCTTTCTCCAGATCGCTGCGAACACGGTGGTGGCGGTGGTCGGCAATGCCGAAGGCGCCGCGTTCCGGCTCAACCTGCTGCAAGCGTTCAACTCGGTGGGGACGGTCGCTGGACCGCTCGTCGGCGCGGCATTTATATTGGGCAGTCCAATGCTGACCGGCAGAGCGGCAATGGCGGAGATCGCGCCCCCCTTCCTGTTCGCAATCCTTTTGCTGGGCGGGCTCGCGATCGCTTTCCTGGCCCGTCGCAATCTGCTGCAGCCACTGGTTCGAACGGACGCGATCGGCGGCCGGCTCGACTGGCCGGCCTTACTCGCCGATCGACGCCTGCTTGCCGGCACGGGGGCGATCTTCGTCTATACCGGGGCGGAGGTCGCGATCGGGACCTTACTGGTCAATTACCTTGTCCAGCCGCAGGTCTTCGGCATCGCGCCGGTCAATGCCGCACGGCTTGTCAGCCTTTACTGGGGCGGGGCGATGATTGGCCGCCTGGCCGGCGCCTACGCCATGCGTCGCGTTCGCCCGGCGACGTTGCTGATGCTCGCAGCGATTGGTGCTGCCCTGCTGGCGATCGTCGCCGCGACCGTGAAGGGCAGCCTCGGCGGCATCGCCCTGTTGGCGGTCGGCCTGTGCAACTCGATCATGTACCCGACGATCTATGTGCTGGCTTTACCCGATGATCCGAAACTCGCCACGCCGGGCGGCACCTTGCTGTGCATGGCGGTGGTCGGCGGCGCGGTCGTGCCGATGCTGACCGGCCTGCTTGCCGACCGGGTTGGCCTGACCGCATCGCTGATGCTGCCGGCCGCATGCTATTTAGGAATAGCCGCCTTCGCGCGGCAATGCCGGGGGGCAAGAATTTGA